TTGGAATAGTTCTTTTCTAGATTGGCAAGAATTTTTCCAGTCAAGGAGATTGTTGGATACTTCTGCTAATTGGATCAATGGAAGCGATAACCAGTGATTGGGGGTATCTTTTGGCAGGATTACAAGGACTTTGTTGCGGATGGGATTCAAACAGAACCTTTCAACTTGAACGAGGAAAGGGAATGCAGATGGAAAGTTTATTAAATATGCCATTAAAAATGAAGTCAAGTTAAACATGTTTATCATTTTTGGCAATAAGCATGTTCATCATTCATGGGTAGTTAATGCTAGAGTGTTTATTGTACAATTAGGTTCTTGGAGTTTACTGATGATTTGCTATGCGTGTAGgtcataaaatattttttatactgAAGCTTTCATCTCTTTGATTAAAATCAGTTGAATTAAGTAATTCAGTCGATTACTTAATTCATGAAAAGAGACAACCAAAAAACAACGTGGAGGTGGAGTCAAATGCAAAATCATAGAATCAGAAATTAAGGTAATCTTTATACATTTCGTTTGATTTGTTTGAATAGGATGATTTATAACTGTTTCGGTATTATGTTTCTTCGTATGCAAATTACCATATGTATTTGAGAGCACAGCTGATGTAAGTTCTCTCTTTATGCCTCTATCTCTCTGTGCATCGATCTGTTTTCTAtcaattttattgttttgtatgcattaTGTTTATCCTGAACCAAAGTTTCCTAATCTTTTATTTATGAGTGTGTGCTGCTCGGTCTCCaatgattatttatatttccGAGGGTATAATGGGAGTAAAAATCCATTCAACCTCCACCAAATTGTTGGGAATCCAATTCAGATGCTTAAGTGATTTTTTTAAGGTTTGAAATCGAAAAGTAGAGTGCAAATTTCGTTCGTGATGAAAAACCTACAGGAACATTAGTTCTTAGCATATGTGAAACATGTGTGAATTTTAATCACAAAGTGCAGTTGTACTCGAGACTGAGAGAGTGGCATTTAATTGTTCTCCTATGGGATGTGGTTGATCTTACCCtttatatgtttaattttatatatactTAGTTGagttattttttccttttgggaTTCAGGCCCAGACACTATTGATCCCTCAAATTTTTCGCCATGCAGCAAAAGGTGGTGACTCACGCAAATAGCTGACTCCTTTTCAATAGAAAGCAATAGCCAAACTAAACCAGCTAGGAAATAACGTTCACCAATCACTGTCTTGGCACATTTACTTAAGTGAGTACATTGTTATTCATTCTGGCCGTctttccaagatcaagccccttGCTCAATTGGATAAAGTTTGCATCCTCAGTTGTGCCGTATCGACAGGTTTGGATTTTTGGGTGCCCCTCTCATgtagcaaaacaaaaaattatcttCAGTTGCTGTTATTGGCCTTGCAGTAAGTTTGGACAAACTTTGTTGATCCCAAATTCTTTGTTCTAATAAATTGCATTTATTTTCTCTTCCGTATTCATATTGATACATGCATGATCTTGGCTATTGAAGGTGCAAGATTTCTGGGGCGCCACTAAGTATTGGGGTGGAGTCGGTGGACTTGAATCCCAAGAGGTTTGACAAaggtatttataattttttcccATTTTGATTTACCATGGTTTAACAGGTAGTTTAGTGGGAAACCTAGAAATAGATTTTTGCTTATAACATTCTTTCCTTGGTGCTAACTAAGAAATTCAGAGTAAATGGATTTGTGAATTCGAATGACAATGACAAACCAGTGCATGAGATGAAAATGATTCGCTGTTCTTATTATCTGTGGGACATGAAGTTCGTCTCAAATTGTAGCTTCCTCGGTTTCTCAAATCTCAACGATCAATTTGCAGTGTCCCTCAAGCGGTTTCTCTCAAACTCTTACGATTTGCATTTTGCTTCTCTCCCTACACTCTCATCAGCACTATCACTGCTCTCTCAAATGAGCACTACAAGTTTAAGCCTAATGCTGGTATGTGATTTCCACTCcatctcttccttttttttttttttttaagggtaatTTTCAACCCTTTTGTACAATCAGGTAATTCTCCATATAATTgaataatactgtttttttttctctctctctctctctctcttttttagCTCCATCAGTTCATTTCCCTTGACATCTGACTTAAGTAAATGGGAAATCATTAATTGGTATGGATCAAGATAtatttcttttgtgtttttggaCAATTTAAAGGGATATGCAAATAGATGGGAACAGTAGAAttcattttgataaaaaaaagaagagaaaataacCTTGCTGGTTTATACTTCTTGGTTGTTTGATGAAGTTTGCACTGAGTTACATAGATTGACAAATTTAGATTTTTATATTGAATTTTTACTGATTCTTATTCGTAATATATAGCAAGAGATATCTTGGGCAAAGCAAAAAAGAATATGCACCAATTCAACAACACGGTGACCACGAAAAAAGATGGTCATTCCCAAACAAGCCAGACCAGAGATTGAACAAGAAAAATCATAAACACAGAGCAGatggttgtgaatcctttgattGGTAAGAAATTGTGTGTTGTTCATGTGCATTCTTCATTGTTTGCACTTTCAATTTAAGAGGATGCAATACATTTTCAACGTTACCATATCGTTTCAGATAATCAAGGGAGGATTTCCATGATGTGTTATTAGGGTAGTTCAAGTGCAACAATTTTGTGCCAGACATTAGTTTGAAACATTGATATTTTTCAGTTCGTTGACTGCCTTCACATATCTCTTCCATTTTAAATGATTGAGAGCTTAATATATTTGTgtttatacaaaaataaaaaaatggttaTAATTGGAATATTGCGCTTAATCTTCTTTTGgtatttgtttgattttcttttgttggctGTGTTTTGTAGCTCATCAGAAACAGTAAGTAAAAGCTATAACCAAAGGCTTATGTATTTTTTTCAAATGGTTTTCATCTATTGTAGGTAAACGGGAGCTACTGTGCTCTTTATGCAGTAAGGTTTACCATCAGCTCTAGATATGAGCATCATGGCAAAGTTGAAGTATGTGTAAATGGCAAGAGTTTAGGCCTGAACTGGAAGTTGTGGCGAGTGTAACTATATTGGGACATGTAATGAGAAGAAATGTTTAAGTAGCTGTGGGGAGGTAATAAACATGTTTACTTCTGGCCTATgcttactttaaggtaattgcCAAACCGGTTAATTACACACGAAGCTAAAAACTTTTGGccaactaaccttatcttaatGCTTTAATACACTACTTTGTTTCCAATCCTGCTTAAAATTGAAGAATGACTATTCTTGCAGAGTTGTGTTGGACAAAACAACTATCCTCGGGGTAGCTGTAGCACCTGAGAATTTTGAAGGTGATCTGATCGGAGGCCATTTGCAACTAATGATTCTCAATTTCTCGAGTACACCAGTAAAGGTCCTCTATCTTCATTTCTCATTGACATTTTTTCTCCTTGATAACATAGTTCACAAGGCTTTTAGCCTGTTATTATGATTACTGTTAAACAATTattcttagagagagagagagagagagagagacggatATACCAACTGGTGCATTTTGAAGGAGTACTAGAACATCATTATTGAAATTAGATGACAGTGTTGGGTTCATGGATTTTGGATTCGGCATTCTCTGAAATTAGCCAAGGAGTGGAAATTTTGATTGGTTTGATTGGTAATTTGGTATGTTCTTTAAATTCTATAATTATGAGAGAAACAGAAATTAtcgtattatatattttatcagCATTTAACATTGGTGATTGTGAACTATCTTTGTATGTTTATCAATTTATTCTTTATGATTTTTAGTTTCCTAAATGAAGTTTGACATGTATGAAATTTGACAATTGATCTTCTTTTGCATTCTTGCATTTGAACTGCAAGTTAGTTTATGCTAAATGTTGTTTAATAATTTAGAGAAAAGGTTTCAATTGGTTGTCATGCAATGCAGCTGCAAATTTGATGATTTAGAATTAGCTTATCCATCTTCCATACGATTTCtaatcccgcagcaacgcgcgagCAGCAATTTCTAGTATAACTGAAACATTGTTCATAAGTAGTGTGTTTCTTTTTTTGCCCCTGTTAGGTTTTTGTTATTACAGGTATGCCATTGTCTTACAAACTATATATGTTGAttcttttttgtattttttctttcttctctctctcgctccTCTTCGTGACTCTGCTAGCGACGACAGCGAGTTGTTGTCGTCCGAACGTCAGTGAGTCGGACCTCATCGTTACGGCTAGTCTCATCTCATGAACAAGAAACAGTTGTTGCATGCCTCAAATTGTTACTGTTTCGATGAGGGTTTTCGAACTTAACCCCAATTGTATTtcgatctctctctttctgcatTTTCGATAGGTTACTATTTTTCACGTTCTATTGATTATGAATTCTGATGTTTTGCGTTCAATTTGGGTTTTTGgaattttggaattttgaatttgtaccttattttccaaaattattccctaatttcacatttttcattttgtACAGCCGTGGGTGAGACACATAATTCTACAACCTCTTCAAGGTGTACACGCAGCTAGGAAAATTTCAGCGAGAAAAATCCCCAAAAACTCCTCCTCCTGGTCTGTCATTGATATCTCAGCTCTATCTCTCTCAATCTTGAGGTACCTGATGTTGGCTTCCGTTTTCAGTCTGAAATATATAATGATTTATTTGAGTTTGCTaggatttattcaattcaaccGGGGTGGGTTTTTCAgttgtttggatttttttttattaatttaggtttctgggtttttttttgttggtatgGTTCATACGGAATGAAAAATTTATGCGTTCTTTTGATTTCGAGGCATGCATCAAGCgtccatctttttttttatttttttttatgaaatcatGTTCAGTGAACTTATTTTCTAGGGGATTGAATTACCCagattacccatatatatatatatattagccaGTCCTTATGACCCATATTCATCAATGCCATCACCTTCAACCCCAAAAACACCTAGCTTTGCTAAATCATCCCCTTATGTCAAGAAACATCCTATGAAACAACTTTTTTCTATCCCTCATAATATCAATAAACGGCAATCGCCAAACAAAATAGTAAACGACTAAAATATTTAACAACCTTGGAAAGGTTTAATAAGTCTAAGAAAGAAATCACGGTTAAAGATCTTCAAGTtaaagtgaataaaataaaagatgaaattaaatttttaaaatcagaaaatataGAAGTTCGTACTCATCTTAGTGAAATCCAAACCCATTCATTAATAAATCCCCAAAAAGAAGAacttgctagttcttcctccagtTCTGAGTCAGGATCTCAATCAACTGAGAACCTAGTTTTAAGTCTTTTACATAAGATAAGAATTCAGAAATGGTATTCTAAAATTACAATAGTAATAGAAGATTTTCATTTGGAAACAATTGTTTTGATTGATTCCGGCGCAGATTTGAATTGTATTCAAGAAGGGTTAATACCTActaaatattttcataaatcaaCTGAAATACTTAGTGCTGCTAATCAATCTCCTATGCATTTGAAATACGAAATACCTAAAGCGCATGTTTGCCAAAATAATGTTTGTTTTAAAACcccatttgttttgatcaaaaatatttctgattcaATTATATTAGGACTTCCATTTTTAGCACTTATATAtccttttaaattttatcataataaaattACCACTAGAGTCTTAGGACAGAAGGTCACATTTGAGTTCTGCCTGGAAACAGACCTTAAAAAACTAAGACATTTACAGAAAAACAATATTTCAAAAACTATTAGTATTATTACTAATAAGTCACAAcatattaatttcttaaaagaagaaattaatcacaaaaGAATTAAAGAACAGCTAACAAATAAGTCTTTGTTAGAAACTATTaataattttcaaaagaaacttATTAATGAAGTATGTTCTGATATCCCCAATGCTTTTTGGCACCGAAAACAACATATTGTTAAACTTCCTTATATGAAGGAATTTAGTGAGTCTAAAATACCTACTAAGGCTAAACCAATACAAATGAGTCAAGAAGTCATGGAATTCTGCAAAACAGAAATCCAAGAACTTCTTAATAAAGGTATCATTAGGAAAAGTAAGTCACCATGGTCATGCCCTGCATTTTATGTTCAGAAAAATGCAGAATTAGAAAGATGAACTCCCAGATTAGTTATTAATTACAAACCTTTGAATGAAGTCTTGGAATGGATTAGGTATCCAATCCCCAACAAAAGAGATTTAATCAAAAGGCTTTCTCAAGCagttattttttcaaaatttgatatgaaatcaggcttttggcaaattcaaataaatGAATCTGATAAATACAAAACAGCTTTTGTAACTCCTTTTGGACACTATGAATGGAATGTAATGCCTTTCGGCTTGAAAAATGCACCAAgtaaatttcaaaatattatgAATGAAATTTTTAATCAGTATAGTCATTTTTTGattgtttacattgatgatgtgCTTATTTATTCAAAGTCTATAGATGAACACTGGAAACATTTGCATTTGTTTGCTAGAATAATTAAGTCCAATGGATTAGTTGTTTCTGCCTCTAAGATTAAACTGTTTCAGACGAATGTTAGATTTTTAGGGTACAATATCCACCAATCTACCATTCAACCCATAGATAGAGTTATCCAATTTGCAGATAAATTCCCAGATCAGATTACTGACAAAACCCAACTCCAAAGATTCCTTGGATCATTAAATTATGtctgcaaaacatgttttacaaaaagatgttcaaaacattgcatcaaaacagatttttgcacgatggcaagccatattaagcatttttttattttgatatcgAGTACATTAAAGGCAGCCATAACTGCATTCCAGATTTTTTAACCAGAGAATTTTTGCAGGGAAAGAATGTCAGGAAAGAACAACAATAGTAGCCAGAGGAGGCTTCCAGCCACTCTGCCATCTCCACCACCAAAAAAGGAATCTATTCCCAATTCCTCATCATCGGCCCTAGCCATACCAAACAGATTTGTTCCCTTAGGATCTCCATTAGGATCAACCGTTGGCCAATTCCGACCCAACTACCAAACGGCATTAGCCAGTCCTTATGACCCATATTCATCAATGCCATCACCTTCAACCCCAAAAACACCTAGCTTTGCTAAATCATCCCCTTATGTCAAGAAACATCCTATGGAACAACTTTTTTCTATCCCTCATCATATCAATAAACGGCAATCGCTAGACAAAATAGTGGTAATTGCATTAGCATCTTTATAATCTTCATTATAATTCTCACCTtcaagctatatatatatatatatatatatatatactgtttGAGAAGGCAATTAAAAATTTACTCATTTCTAGAATATGACAAAAAACAGAttgtattattttgttttataagaAAGTATATTACCATCATTATGTCATTGGCTATTCTTTGGAAAATTTGTTTGCAAGTTCTTGAGGTTAGCAATTGTAATTAAGATAACGAAAAGATTTGGACTGTCAAATACCTAACAATTCAAAGAAATATACTATAAACCCAACAACATTCTTATGTTCTATTTAACAGGTTATTGAATGACACcatatttcaaaaatattttaaaatgagtTGAGGTAATGGATGCCTTGAAAATAATTAGACCCTTGAgattttctttttaatgttTAGTCCGGTTCATCTCTTCTTTTTCTGTATGAAGGGATACAACATTTGTGGCTACTTGAGAGCTTAAAATAAGCCTAGGAGAGCTTTTATGTTAGATCTCTAGTTATGATTGTAATGAAAAAGTTTGTTATATGATTGTGTCTCAATTGACTTAGTGCCATTGAAAAGGGATCAACTTTTTATCATTGTTTTAAGTATGCTATAGACTGGCAAATAGAACTTTGTTCTACGTCGCTttagaaacatatatatacatgtaatcACTTGATTCACCTATATTATGAGGTATTTGATATGGAGCAGACACAATCATATGACATTGTTGTACAATTCTTAAGAATGTCTAAAACTGAAGAATTTATATGatttgtatatatatgaaaaCTTGGTTTTGATAGGAACCAAAAGTTTGGCCATAATAATTTGTCATTACAATAAGATTAATCATTCAATGGggttgtgtttaatttttttggagTATAAATTAAAGGGTTGAGCTTGATGGCTTtacccttttcttttttgtcttttctATGCTTTGCTTTctctaatttttaaatttatttttttgctaaTTAGTGTGAGAAAATGGCTTCAAAATTGGAATTTCCAATATCTGGAAAAAGGAAAACAGGAAGAGAACACCAATAGTGGTGACGATGGAGAATCCCTTCTTTGCGGTGGAGACGGTCTCTGTGCAACATTCAGCCCAGTTTATAAGAGCAGGGATCAAAATGAAGAACCAATGACATGgggatttgtttaattttatcaaGTTTTGTACTGAGGTAAAACTCCCCCCATTTAACATAGTTTTAAATGCTGCATGTGTGTAAATAAGATTGTGAGTATGGTTGTATATATGTAGTAGTAAAATTAGAAACATTGTtgtaattatgtgtaactagaGTTGTAAACCCACGGCATCGTGTGAGTTTTTTTGCTTGTAGGATATGGTTTGGCAGTTCTACTGCCATTGTTCTAATATTCACATCTTTTACATTTGAATTCCTAACTGCCCTTTTATTAACATAATTAGTTACAAAAAGCAAAAGTGAGCCACATAGTATTcagcaagaaaaaaaacaaaggcaTTTCCAAACAGAAGATTAAATATTACACAACAGTGAGTCACATGCGTATTCGAAGGGGGGAAGGGGAAAGGCTATTGTCTTCCGGCGGCGAATTAGGGACGCATGCGCACGGTCCAAAGCCAATGCATAGGATGGTATGTTTTGACCATTCAAGTCCCTAGACACACATGTTGTAAACTGAAATAGAAAGGAACGAAGTTACCCGAAATATGTAGAAGCCTTGAATGGTGAATGAATCTTGGGATGGGTTGCGGACTAAGTCGTTCTCTTTAAGACGTTTCGCGGCTCTGCCCAAAGTGTGCAAGCAGTTCACAAATACCATGTCGTCCCATGATAAAACAGCCTAGAACCTTCTTCTTCTGATGAGGTTCTTCCTTGCACACCGGAAGAAACCTCGAACTCACACCCTTTTCAATATGTTGCTTTCAGAActcaatttttgttttgaaaattataaaaactattgttttctttttcctgcACCTTCCTTCGTACAGGggatcaatatatatatggataTATGAAATAGACATTGCAGTGCTAAATAATTTAGGGGCTTAAAAACTGCAAGGAATTAAAGCAGAAGAAATCAAAACGTACGAATCAACAACGGAACAAAATTAAGTACATGGACTTGATCTTTATCTTCAGATAAGGAATCTCATCTTTAAGATGAGAAGCTTTCTCACGTTTCTTTTTATGGAAATAAATCAATTGTCAAATCAtaagttaaaaataaatttataaggTTAATTACTATTTACgttttatatttaatatttgtaataaatcaaaatataaatatatttaaaatattcgGAAGCCTCGAGAGTTGAGATGCAATTGATTATGTGACCTAAGTGCAAGTCCACCTGTTGTAAAAGGGTAAGGTCAAGAGCTCGAGAATTGCCCTTCAACCTCAAAATGCATTTCTAGCGCCCAAATTGGAGAGGGCAATTTGTGGACCATGCAAAGCCCGCCCAATTGCCCGAGCAATTTAAGTACGACCTTGCGCCAGCAGACGTTCTCCCATTTTTGTGTTGGTATGTGTAAAACACGCACATCATAAGCGAGTGGGCTGACAACTTCTTATATCTTTTGGTAAAATCACATGTACGTAAGCGTGCACATTACAAAAATAATTACTCAATTTGCTTTGGctttaaaaccctaaaaggcTTCTATCTTTTAGTAAAAAAAGGCCAAATACCAAATTCCATGCCAAATGTCTAATTAGCCCAAGTTTCCACATGGCATGAAGATTAGCAATTGAGCTCTAGCAACAGATATATGAAGTAGAATTCTCTTCATTCCTATTTTTATCCCTTTTTCTTCGAGTATTTATTaataataaccaaaatttaaCACTCAATTTTATAAATGTCACATTTTATgaaaactttcaaatataacaaaaaaactcATGTGAATAGACCtaaatacccaaaaaaaaatccaaaaactcattcatacataaaagGAAAACACTTGAAAAGATCTCCTCTATATCGTTGTTAAAAGTGCGAGACGGAGAGGGGAGTTGGTAAACGTCGTGGAACAGTTCCGAGTGTTCAACAACCAACTAATTGAGTACAAACTTGAAAATTTGACTCTCATGTTTGAAACTCAAATGCTACCGTTGATACAATATCATCCCAGTAGAATATGCTTTACAATCATCTTAGCACACATGACATTAGTTGAGGTTTCTAACTCATTGAAATCAAATGGCAATCTAATTGTGCTTACAAATTTCTCTAAAATTTGTTGGATAACAGTTTAAAACAACAACAGTTTTCACAGGAGGATCTTTCCAATTTAATTCTTGCTTCTCTTCGCCGCAAATATAATTAATCTATAACCCCTATTAGGAAGTTCTGAATTATACCAGACCTCACAAACCAATCAAAACTAATTGGGTGAGGGTTTTGCCACTTAATTATGTctatttggttttaattttaagggtatttttatcTATTTAAGTGGATTTTctgttatatttgaattttttttaataaaaagtgatatttatgaaattgggtgttaaattttggctattatttataaaatactCATTTTTCCGCTCCTGTCAcagttttctttttgtctttctctctctattaaaaaaattaatagaagaTGGTGGTGTggctttgtttgtaccatacttagggcctccgtatttagatctcgtataaatactcgggggactcaaatgtaattatgtaataaatgaaggggcaaatatgtaataagtgaggagcccttattctataaaagggactcctcaccctcacaattaggaggggctctcatattcagagcaagccccctcaccctctcaaagcctcactcacattacagaggctctctccctcacaatcctcttagaaaaatacaatatcagtgtggacgtagcccaaacattggggtaaaccacgatacatcttgtgttattcactttcttgcagattcacggtcggatttacattgttccaagacctccggttttgtgcatcaacaggctTAATCATAACTGTTTaaataggaggggagggaaggggagagagattaggaggggagagaatcttcCTCCCATTTTGTTGGCACTGAGAGACCGAAAATTGCCCTTCAACCTCAAATTGCATTTCCAGCGGACCATATTATAGTGGGCAATTTACCCGAGCAATTTTAGTCTACCCTTACGCTGTCTGGCGTTCTCTTGGTGTGTGTAAAATATGCACATTCTGAGTGAGTAGGTCGACAACTTCTGATATCTTTGACAAAATGACATGTACGTAATTGTGCACATCACAAAAAATACTTACTCAATTTGCTTTTTCTTGATAACcctaagagcagttccaccgggGAACCTTTAGGCCGACACCCAACCAATCCACTCCAGCCTAGCAGATAGGctagcacccagcccaagctggtCTCTAGGCCAGCTCAAAATGTGCTAAGCTCTTGCCTGACCTACATGACACCATGCGATACCGCCACGCCTCCCTCGACCCGAATTCAACTCCCTGGGTGTGGAG
This genomic interval from Malus domestica chromosome 05, GDT2T_hap1 contains the following:
- the LOC139196419 gene encoding uncharacterized protein isoform X1; protein product: MLTLRVVLDKTTILGVAVAPENFEGDLIGGHLQLMILNFSSTPVKPWVRHIILQPLQGVHAARKISARKIPKNSSSWSVIDISALSLSILRERMSGKNNNSSQRRLPATLPSPPPKKESIPNSSSSALAIPNRFVPLGSPLGSTVGQFRPNYQTALASPYDPYSSMPSPSTPKTPSFAKSSPYVKKHPMEQLFSIPHHINKRQSLDKIVCEKMASKLEFPISGKRKTGREHQ
- the LOC139196419 gene encoding uncharacterized protein isoform X4, with translation MLTLRVVLDKTTILGVAVAPENFEGDLIGGHLQLMILNFSSTPVKPWVRHIILQPLQGVHAARKISARKIPKNSSSCVRKWLQNWNFQYLEKGKQEENTNSGDDGESLLCGGDGLCATFSPVYKSRDQNEEPMTWGFV
- the LOC139196419 gene encoding uncharacterized protein isoform X3 — protein: MLTLRVVLDKTTILGVAVAPENFEGDLIGGHLQLMILNFSSTPVKPWVRHIILQPLQGVHAARKISARKIPKNSSSWSVIDISALSLSILSVRKWLQNWNFQYLEKGKQEENTNSGDDGESLLCGGDGLCATFSPVYKSRDQNEEPMTWGFV
- the LOC139196419 gene encoding uncharacterized protein isoform X2; the encoded protein is MILNFSSTPVKPWVRHIILQPLQGVHAARKISARKIPKNSSSWSVIDISALSLSILRERMSGKNNNSSQRRLPATLPSPPPKKESIPNSSSSALAIPNRFVPLGSPLGSTVGQFRPNYQTALASPYDPYSSMPSPSTPKTPSFAKSSPYVKKHPMEQLFSIPHHINKRQSLDKIVCEKMASKLEFPISGKRKTGREHQ